The DNA segment cttggggctaaaggggtcaagggatatggagggaaggggggatcatgatattgaattcgatgatcagccatgatcaaaatgaatggcagaacaggttcgaagggccaaatgacctattcctgcttctagtttctatatttctatgagagggtgcaaaatgttgaATTAGAGTATGGTTACACAGGTTATAAGAGTTAgactagagttttaaaagcacatAATGAgcataaaagatagaattagaaggggacagctcgcaagaagtcaccacgTTCTGGCGCAATCTTGAATTTGAATTTAGTGTTTTTAATAATATAATCTAAATGGTGATGAATTTTTAATATCTAGACCCAATGATTTTGCAAGAGTATAATTCTGTCTGAAGGAGATTGAGAATTTGGTGGCTTTCAGTATGCAGATTTTGTGTTGCCGCTTTTTGCCTCTTATATTCACCCGTACCTCTTTAATGCCTTCAGTGCAGATGGACGTTTTGAGGTTTCCCTGATGACCAAGGCTATTGTGAAGCACAATGGAACAGTGAGGTGGACACCACCTGCGAGTTACAAAAGCTCCTGTACAATCGATGTCACCTTTTTCCCATTCGACAAACAAAACTGCTCGATGAAATTTGGATCCTGGACCTATGATGGTAACCTGGTCGATCTCATTCTGGTGGATGAAGACGTGGACCGAAAGGATTTCTTTGACAACGGAGAGTGGGAAATTTTAAATGCCACAGGGATGAAAGGGACGCGAAGAGATGGATATTACTCATATCCATTTATAACCTATTCCTTCGTACTGAAGCGCTTGCCTCTATTCTACACATTGTTCCTGATTGTCCCTTGCCTTGGTCTATCTCTCCTAACTGTACTGGTGTTCTACTCACCATCAGATGAAGGGGAGAAGTTGTCACTATCCacctcagttttggtctccctaaccGTGTTCCTTTTGCTCATTGAAGAAATAATCCCTTCTTCCTCAAGGGTCATCCCACTGATTGGCGAGTACTTGCTGTTTATTATGATCTTTGTCACCCTCTCGATCATTGTCACCGTCTTTGTTATAAACGTCCACCACCGCTCCTCAACCACCTACCACCCCATGGCCCCATGGGTCAAAAAGCTCTTCCTTCAAACCCTGCCCAAGCTACTGTGCATGAGGGGCCACACCGATCGCTACCACTGTTCGGAAGGTGCCGCTGACAGTCCGAAGGTCAAGCCAAAAGCGTTTGAGAAACATCGGCACAATGCCACAAAGAATGATGAAAATGCAGCTACGGTTGCGATCTTAGAAAAGGCAGCAGAATCGGTGAGATACATCTCTAGCCATATAAAGAAGGAGCATTCTATTCGTGAGGTAAGGAAAGGAGCAAGCCTCCAAAGTGTATGCTGAAGGTTTCCAAATCAATGTCATGTGTAAAGATGtccacattggccggaattctactgcccgcccaccacggaaatcggagcgggcgaggggcagaccatggaaaggtccgtttgaccttgagtgggattttagaGTTTCAGGATGAGgaaggctataaaatcccgcctATTAGCTTCATTGCTATCCTTCATGACCTTGGATTCTGGCATAAGGCCATAAAAAAAGCCTATTTAAGAACCGTGATCAGTTTTTTCTCTAACATTTTGCTTCTCCAACACTTTAACTATTTTTTCTCTTTTATGTTACAAACACTACTTATCGGTGAGATGGTATCAATGTATAGACTGCGAACCCTTTGTCAGTGTTAGAACAATAGGTGCCCTgcactacagaaagaggccatttgacccattgaatctgcaccaacagagCATATTACTCAGACCCCCTCTCCAAACCCATATCCccataccatggctaatccacctaatttacacagtttgggacactaaggggcaactttagcatggccaatccacctaatctgcacatctttggagtgtgggaggaaatcggaggacccggagaaaacccacgcagacacggggagaacgtgcaaactccacacaggcagtcacctgaggctggaatcgaaccctggtccctggtgttctgaaatggcagtgctaaccactgtgccaccgtgccacctgtcagTCTATCCTAGTTCTCTGTGGCTTTTTAATTGCCATTCTTCACCATTTCAGCCTCCTTCCAATGGATCCTATTCTTTTTACCCATTTGTCCCCGTATCTCACTGACTGTATTGTCTTTGGACTGCCATACATCCCTATTGTCTTGGTATAATTTTCACTTTCAACTTTTTAGCAAACACTTCATATAGATTTCAATCCAAGAATTCAACAGAAAGATCTTCTCCAACTTTCCAACAGAAATCTGTCTTTAGCTCAGTGATTGCAGTTTTActatccacggtggcacagtggatagcaaaggtgtctaggttagctggattaaccatagaacatagaacagtacagcacagaacaggcccttcggcccacgatgttgtgccgagctttatctgaaaccaagatcaagctatcccactccctatcatcctggtgtgctccatgtgcctatccaataaccgcttaaatgtttctaaagtgtctgactccactatcactgcaggcagtccattccacaccccaaccactctctgcgtaaagaacctacctctgatatccgtcctgtatctcccaccacgaaccctatagttatgcccccttgtaatagctccatccacccgaggaaatagtctttgaacgttcactctatctatccccttcatcattttatacacctctattaagtctcccctcagcctcctccgctccagagagaacagccctagctccctcaacctttcctcataagacctaccctccaaaccaggcagcatcctggtaaatctcctctgcactctttccagcgctttcacatccttcttatagtgaggtgactagaactgcacacaatattccaaatgtggtctcaccaaagtcctgtacagttgcagcataaccccacggctcttaaactccaaccccctgttaataaaagctaacacactataggccttcttcacagctctatccacttgactggcaacctttagagatctgtggttatggaccccaagatctctctgttcctccacagtcttcagaaccctacctttgaccctgtaatccacatttaaatttgtcctaccaaaatgaatcacctcacatttatcagggttaaactccatttgccatttttcagcccagctttgcatcctatctatgtctctttgcggcctacaacagccctccacctcatccactactccaccaatcttggtgtcatcagcaaatttactgatccacccttcagccccctcctctaagtcattaataaaaatcacaaagagcagaggaccaagcactgatccctgcggcacaccactagcaacctgcctccaatctgaaaattttccatcgaccaccaccctctgtcttcggtcagacagccagttacctatccaatcggccaactttccctctatcccacacctcctcactttcatcataagccgaccatgggggaccttatcaaacgccttactaaaatccatgtatatgacatcaactgccctaccttcatcaacacacttagttacctcctcaaaaaattctatcaaatttgtgaggcacgacttgcccttcacgaatccgtgctgactatctcggattaatccgcatctttctaaatggtcgtaaatcccatccctaaggaccctttccatcaatttaccaaccaccgaagtaagactaaccggtctataattaccagggtcatttctattccctttcttaaacagaggaacaacattcgccattctccagtcctctggcaccatccccgtggacagtgaggacccaaagatcaacgccaaaggctctgcaatctcatcccttgcctcccacagaatcctaggatacatttcatcaggcccaggggacttatcgaccttcagtttattcaaaactgccaagacatcctccctccgaacatctatttcctccagcctattagcctgtaacaccttctcttcctcaaaaacatggcccctctccttggtgaacactgaagaaaagtattcattcatcacctcgcctatctctactgactccatacacaagttcccactactgtccttgaccggccctaacctcaccctggtcattcttttattcctcacataagagtaaaaagccttgcgaggtatgtgaggttacaggcatagggtgaggggagagggccctgggtaagatactccgtcagaatgttgatgcagactcaaggggctgagtggcctctcctgcactgcagggattctatgattttatgattctatgataaatcccAGTTTTTCCTCCGGTAAATTCATAAGacccatggtggcacggtggcacagtggttagcactgctgactcacggcgccagagaccccggttcaattctcgacttgggtcactgtctgtgcagaatctgtatgttctccccgtgtctgtatggatttcctttgggtgctcctgtttcttcccacagtctgaaagacgtgctggttaggtgcattggccatactaagttctacatcagtgtacccaaacaggcgccggatgtgGTGAGtaagggactttcacagtaacttcattgcagtgttaatgtaagtctacttgtggctaataaataaataaaaataaactcgattcccagcttgggtcactgtctgtgcggagtctgcgcgttctccctgtgtctatgtggatttcctctgggtgctcctgtttcctcccacagtccgaaagacgtgctggttaggtgcattggctgtgctaagttctccttcagtgtacccgaacaggcgtcagagtgtggtaactagggattttcacagtaacttcactgcagtgttaccgtaagcctacttgtgatactaatataaACTTGCAAAAAAAAGACTCAGAATGCATTTATAAACATTCTTTCTCCTTCTACAGGTTGTGGAAGACTGGAAATTTGTAGCTCAAGTCCTGGATCGGATTTTCTTGTGGCTGTTTTTGCTGGTGGCCATTCTTGGATCAGTGTTGATGTTTGCTCCAGCCCTTCAGATGTGGGCAAGCATTGTAATAATGCCCAGCGTAAACTATCATAATTAATCTCAGATGTTGGCACATTGACATTTTGGATCTGGTTGGCTAATGTTTCACTATTTTACAGAAGGAAAAAGATTTGATAATCCATTATTTGGGAGTCATGCGAAAACCCTTCCATTCAAACGTAATAGGCAACAGTTTTTGTTAAATTGTGTTGGGTTTTTTTCAATGCAATTTACCCAAAATGGGTAAAAACAGTACTAATAGTGGAGGAAGCTCAAAGACAAACTACACCCAGAGCAAAATTAGCTTCTATGAttgtttgctttttttaaaagtctTTGTCAATTATCTATAAAGAGTTATTCAGTATTTTTTTTTGATAAGGCCATTTTCAGCTGTATTTATCAAACTGGAGTAAGCTGCCACACCTGAATATGCCAACTATTAGATTTTGATGCAGTTAAGAAATTACATTCTAAACCGCTGTCCACATTTCCTAGTTCTAGGCAGAttatttgtttaatttattttattaatttatttcATATGAATTATGTTTTATTTTGGTGATATGCAAACATGTCTGAGCACAAAATTGAACAAGGAAAGACCCAGATCAACAACTGCACCAGAGTGGCCCCATTTATATATGTTGTACACTAAAAATCAcaagaaatatttttattgaagaatAGAAGGCAAAAGCATCAGTGCATGCTATATTCCAGCACCGACCAACAACACTTGTTTCGTGTCACACTAGTTTATCTATCGGTTGTGATCATGATTAATTTGATTGCTTTTTTGACTATGATTGAAAGACATTCTGGCATGGTAATGGGAGTTACACCAGTCTATGATACCTGGAGAAACACTTAGAAAATCAGAATATGGCGAGGTggtagtgtagtggtattatcactgggcgagtaatccagagatcaatGTTATGGTGCCCTGGTttggaatcccaccatggcagatggtgaaatttggaatTACAAGTCCATTGATAGACACAAAACCAGTTCAATTGTCGCAAAAAGCACATTtgtttcactgatgccctttagggaaggaaatctgccattcttacgtggtctggcctacatgtaactccagatccacagcaatgtggttggcactgaaatggcttaacaagccagtcagttcaagggcaattagggatgagcaataaatgctggcccatccattaacgcacacatcccatgaattaataaaaatattGAACCACAAGCATATATTTATATATGAAATGTTTGGATATATATTTGACTCAAAGGAACAAGAAGATTTTGTAGATGAAAGAGATTGCATTAAAAATGTGATTGAGACATAAATGACCAATCTAATGGATTGATTAAGGGGCCATCATAATGTTAACAATGCCAATTCttttcctgcacctagtggtgcactaagacagacttttgtctgtttccatagttagttattcctggaacaggttgctagtctgtcacTAGGGGCTTTCAGCTTGAGGGGCAAGACTCAACgttaagcgtggctgaccagcagtctctcctgatcttaccacctgccattggcattttggaaggattttgcaggttaatACACAATCTTTTTGGCCGCATTGTGGACACATTTTCCTTAGCCATCAAGTTCAGGGGTGGGACTCGGACCCAGAACTCCTGACTCAGGGGCAGAaacgctacccactgcaccacaagacctgcaTGTTAACAATTACAATGAAAAAAAGTATAATCAGATTAGTTCATCCTAGTGATGTCGCAAAGACATCCGGG comes from the Mustelus asterias chromosome 6, sMusAst1.hap1.1, whole genome shotgun sequence genome and includes:
- the LOC144495265 gene encoding neuronal acetylcholine receptor subunit beta-3-like, with the translated sequence MTTNVWLKQEWNDYKLSWNPDDYGGINTIRVPSESIWLPDIVLYENADGRFEVSLMTKAIVKHNGTVRWTPPASYKSSCTIDVTFFPFDKQNCSMKFGSWTYDGNLVDLILVDEDVDRKDFFDNGEWEILNATGMKGTRRDGYYSYPFITYSFVLKRLPLFYTLFLIVPCLGLSLLTVLVFYSPSDEGEKLSLSTSVLVSLTVFLLLIEEIIPSSSRVIPLIGEYLLFIMIFVTLSIIVTVFVINVHHRSSTTYHPMAPWVKKLFLQTLPKLLCMRGHTDRYHCSEGAADSPKVKPKAFEKHRHNATKNDENAATVAILEKAAESVRYISSHIKKEHSIREVVEDWKFVAQVLDRIFLWLFLLVAILGSVLMFAPALQMWASIVIMPSVNYHN